The following nucleotide sequence is from Rubrobacter radiotolerans DSM 5868.
CCGGGCGCGTCAGATGCGCGCCGCGCCGCCGAAGACGGGCTAGCCGGTCTTTGCGGGCGCTTTCGCCGTCTGCCGGGGCGCATTCCGGAGAACCCCGTAGGAGATGACGGCGCCGCTCCGGGCGTCGACCCGGACCTTGTAGAGCTTGTCTTCTTTGGCGAGCGTCTCGACTTCAAAGACGGGAGCGCCGTCATGGGACTTCAACGCGACTCTCGTGAGTTCGCCGGGAGCGACGCCCGAGACGGCCCTCTCCAGTTGTTCCTGGTCTATCTTCACGCTCCTCAGCAGGTAGAGCGCCTCATCGGAGTCCCCGTTGCTTTTTATCTCGCGTGAGAGGATCGAACCCGTCCGGCCGTCTACCCGGAACCCCTTGAGGTTGCCGTCCTCGCCGAGCGCTTCGATCTCGTAGACCGGATCTCCGTCGGAGCTCTCAAGGGCTGCCTCGACGAGCCGGCCGCCGCTCTGGTCGAGCGCGACGTTCCCGGCCTCTTCAAGGTCCAGGCTTGCGCGGTCGAGCAACGTTCGGAGCCTCGGGGTCGCGGGAGAGACTGCACCGGCCGGGGCGGCGACCGGGGCCGGCCCCGACTCGACGCCGGAGAAGGTCGAGCCGGCCGACGGGAGAGGGTCGTTCTCCGGGAGTTTCTCCGGCGCCTCTCTGATGCCGGAGTGCGAACCGTCCAGGGACTCCCCGCGCAGCTCGTCGTATCGCGGGTCTTCGATCTGGATCTCAGGCTCGGAGCCGGGCGAGGCCGTGCTGAGACGCCCGAGCGAGGCGCTGCCGCTCGCGATCGCGACCAGACCCGCAACATTGAGGATGGCGACGCCGATAGCCGTCACCCAAAGCAGGAACTTCCTTCTCTGCAACTTCTCCCCCTGTGGTCTTTTCTCCCGCACTCCGATTATCTCGCGTCCCGAGTCGAAAGAACGCTCGGGCGGTCCTGAAGACGCCCTAAGGATCTTCTCTTGCCGGGAGGAGCAGCCTGAAGGAAGAGCCCCGACCCGGTGTGCTCTGGACCTCGATGTCGCCGCCGTGGAGGTCCGCTATCTGCCTTGCAATAGAGAGCCCGAGGCCCGAGCCGCCCCCCGAGCGCGAGCCGTCCACGCGGTGGAACCGCTCGAAGACGAGCGGGAGGTGCTCCGGCGGGATGCCCACGCCCGTGTCCGTGACCTCAAGCACCGCGTAGCCGTCGCGCCTGAAGGCGCGAACCTGGACCCTTCCTCCCGGCCCCGTGTACTTCACGGCGTTGTCGAGGAGTATCGAGGCGACCTGCCGGACCTTCGCCGGGTCGAGACAGGCCCTCACCCCGCGCTCCGGGGCTTCGAAGTCGATTGCAAGGTCGCTGTCGGCCGTTGCGCGAGCGTCCTCTGTTGCCTCGCGCGCAAGGGCGGCGAGGTCCGTCTCCTCGAATTTCATCCGGGGCTTCTCGTCCCCGCGGGCAAGGGTCAGGAGGTCCTCGACAAAGTCCTGCATCCGCCTGGACTCGCGCTCTATCGCCTCGACGCTCTCGTTGGCGGTCTTTCTGTCCTCAAGGCCCCAGCGCTTCAGAACTCCGGCGTAGCCGGAGATCGAGGTCAGCGGCGTGCGCAGCTCGTGTCCGGCGTCGGCGACGAAACGTCTCTGGCGGGCGAGCGCCTCCTCCCGCCGCTCGAAGGCCGCCTGCAGGCGGGCGAGCAGGGCGTTTATGGCGAGGGCGAGGCGGCCGATCTCGTCGCGCGGGTTCTCTACCGGGAGCCTCTTCGAGAGGTTCCCGTCGCCGATGGCGCTCGCCGCCTTTGTTACGGCATCCACCGGGGCGAGCGCCGCGCGGGCGAGAAAGTACGCTCCAAGCACGGCGAAGAGCAACGCGATAAGGATGCCTGCGGCAAGGACGCGCCGGATCTCGACCAGCGCCTCGGAGACACTCCCGTAGGAGGCTCCGGCCTCGACGACGCGGGCGTCGTTGCCTGCCGGGGAGACGGGGATCGCGTAGACGTACTCGGGGGCTTCGGAGGAGAGGCGCGTCGTCCCGGCGGCCGGGAGGTCCGCCTCGAGGGCGGCACGCCAGACCCGGTCGTTCTCCGGGACGTTTGTCGAGAGCGCGGCGGTCTGGGAGATCACACCCCCCTCTGCGTCCCGAACAACGATAAAGACCCCTTCGAGCGTCAGGTTCTCCACGCCGTCCGGGTCCAGGACCTCGTCCGCGTCCGCCGCGAGTACGCTCTCGGCGGCGCTGTAGGCCCGGTTCTGGACGGTCTCCTGGAGGCCGTTTATCAGGG
It contains:
- a CDS encoding PepSY domain-containing protein, whose product is MQRRKFLLWVTAIGVAILNVAGLVAIASGSASLGRLSTASPGSEPEIQIEDPRYDELRGESLDGSHSGIREAPEKLPENDPLPSAGSTFSGVESGPAPVAAPAGAVSPATPRLRTLLDRASLDLEEAGNVALDQSGGRLVEAALESSDGDPVYEIEALGEDGNLKGFRVDGRTGSILSREIKSNGDSDEALYLLRSVKIDQEQLERAVSGVAPGELTRVALKSHDGAPVFEVETLAKEDKLYKVRVDARSGAVISYGVLRNAPRQTAKAPAKTG
- a CDS encoding sensor histidine kinase; translation: MPVRWLLTLFNALAIGTILVILGLALLFFFERALINGLQETVQNRAYSAAESVLAADADEVLDPDGVENLTLEGVFIVVRDAEGGVISQTAALSTNVPENDRVWRAALEADLPAAGTTRLSSEAPEYVYAIPVSPAGNDARVVEAGASYGSVSEALVEIRRVLAAGILIALLFAVLGAYFLARAALAPVDAVTKAASAIGDGNLSKRLPVENPRDEIGRLALAINALLARLQAAFERREEALARQRRFVADAGHELRTPLTSISGYAGVLKRWGLEDRKTANESVEAIERESRRMQDFVEDLLTLARGDEKPRMKFEETDLAALAREATEDARATADSDLAIDFEAPERGVRACLDPAKVRQVASILLDNAVKYTGPGGRVQVRAFRRDGYAVLEVTDTGVGIPPEHLPLVFERFHRVDGSRSGGGSGLGLSIARQIADLHGGDIEVQSTPGRGSSFRLLLPAREDP